ATCATCCACTCCTGCGCCACCAGTCCCGCACGCTTCGCATCAACGAGGAGACGTTCGTCGAGGAGATCGCGCCCGCGCGGACCTTCGGATTCCTGAAGGAGATCGAGATGCTGCGCCAGCGCGGCCTGGCGCTCGGCGGGTCGCTCGAGAACGCGATCGTGCTCGGCGAGACAGGCGTGCTGAACAACGCGCTGCGCTTTGAGGACGAATTCGTCCGCCACAAGATTCTTGATGTGCTCGGCGACCTCGCGCTGGTCGGCTACCCCGTGATGGGCCACCTGGTGGCGCACCGCGGCGGCCACGCGCTGCACACGTCGTTTGCCGCGAAGATCCTCGAGGAACGTGACTCGTGGAAGCTCGTCGAGGCCTCGATCGACCCGGCAGCCGTCAAGGTGCCGGTGCGTGTGCCGGTCACCAGCGCCGCGAGGTTGGCGAACTAGACGAGACAAGAGGCAAGAGGCAAGAAAGGGTCGCGGGAAACCGCGGCCTTTTTGCTTTTGGGCGCCTTTTCGTCAGGTGATGCGTGATGCCGCGACGTCGCAGGCGTTGTCGGCGGGGCCAACGATCCGCTGGAAGTGATCGGACCGGCCTAACGGACGTACAGGGGCTTGTAGGTCACGGGGCTCCCGCACCGCTCGAACCAGTCGATCCCTTCGCTCACGAGGTCGAACTTCAGCCCGTACTTGCCGGGCTGTTCGGGCGCCGGTACTTCGATGGTGACGTCGGTCTCGTCGTTCGGCCCGAGCGACCTGGGCAGCCACGCGCGGGCGTGATCGAGGTTGAGGAGCGCGCCGTCGGCCGCGCAGAGCTGCGCGCCGAGGCGCACGAGGCGGCGGCCGGAGGTGTTCTGCGCCGGGAAGGCGCGGTCCGAGAGGTTCTTCACGCGTGTCCGGACCGTGATCGCCCGCCCGGGACGCGCGAGGAGCGGCACGCCGGGAATCAGCGTCCGCACGTCGATCCGCGCCCGCGGCGTCGCGCCGGGGATCGCGTTGCCGAGCCCGTTGTTGTCCCACACTTCATGCTCGATGCGCCGGTAGTCCTCCGTCCCGGGGACGAAGCGCTTCGAGTACATGTTTTCAGGATGGTCGGTCAGCTCCCAGCACAGGCGATCGACGCCGATCTCCGCCGCCATCTTTCGCGCCAGCTCCATCTCCGCATCGCTGTCGTTGTGCGTGAAGAGGATGTAGCGCCAGTTCACGAACGGCACGTCCACGCCCGTCCTGCGCTTCTCGTCCATCGCCGCCGCGAGGTGGCGCATCGCCTTC
The sequence above is a segment of the Acidobacteriota bacterium genome. Coding sequences within it:
- a CDS encoding UDP-3-O-acyl-N-acetylglucosamine deacetylase — protein: HPLLRHQSRTLRINEETFVEEIAPARTFGFLKEIEMLRQRGLALGGSLENAIVLGETGVLNNALRFEDEFVRHKILDVLGDLALVGYPVMGHLVAHRGGHALHTSFAAKILEERDSWKLVEASIDPAAVKVPVRVPVTSAARLAN